Within the Dermacentor silvarum isolate Dsil-2018 chromosome 8, BIME_Dsil_1.4, whole genome shotgun sequence genome, the region AAGGCACTTTGGTGAAGTCATGGTATGATGTGGTGTGTGTGGCGACGATACGTAGTACCCATCGCAATAGGTGACGACGGCGAAATTCCTCATGGAATACATTGTCAAATTGTCACAAAAAATAGTACCTTTTTGGGCGCGTACTTTTGCAATCGAAGAGTATCAGTGATCAAGCTTTTCCTTAGCTGCGTTCTCTTGATTTCCTGCTGACAGGTCATCATCCTCCTCGCCGCTCTCGCGGTTGCCAATGCCGGATTTGTTGGCCACGCCGGATACGGCCACGGATACGGCCATGGCTACGGCCATGCTGTCGTCGCCAAGGTCGCCGAGGCTGGACACTCCTCTCAGCACAGGTCTCAGGATGTGAGTGACGTGAATTCGCTATGATACTGCTTGATAAAGCCCTTGCTGAGATCCTTAAACTATAGAAGACACTATGCATCTCGCTATAACATAAGTTCAGGCGTCTTCTTTGCCTCGAGACATGCACAAAGAAGTTCTACAAATCGGCGAAGTCGGGGTTAGACACAGGTGCAGAAAAAGCTACTTCGTGAAAGTGTTTGTACAAGACTAGCCACGAGCCAGCATGCAATCTGAAACAAAAATAACGCGAAACTCGCATTGAACGCACTAACACAATCAACGGAATCACTGACAAACACGTTATCTCCAAACTGCTAAAAGAAATTTTGAGTTCCTGCTGCGCACATGGGATAGATAGAAAGCACTATGCATTTGTGGGCAACACACTGGCCGGGCTTTACCACGGGACAAACGCGTCCTAAATCGTGATAGACTGATGCCAAGGATTATAGTCCGATCACTTCTGATAAGTCTATTCCTAGACAGTCAGTCACGACCGTGATTCTCACGATTTCGTCATCGCAGCTTGCCGGCAACTACAATTTCGGCTACAAGGAGGGCCACACCAGCGGCGGCTCTTTCCGCCAGGAAGCCGGTGACGCCTGGGGCAACAAGGTTGGTTCCTACGGTCTGACCGACGCTGATGGCCGAGTCCGCGTTGTCAAGTACGTTGCCGACGGCCACGGTTTCCGCGCCCACATCTCCACCAACGAGCCCGGCACCGCCGCCTCCCACCCTGCCGCCGCTGCCTACAACGCCCGCCATGCCGTTCCCGCCGCCGGCTACGGAGTCGCCGCCCCTGTGGCTAAGGTCGCCGTCGCTGCCGCTGTTCCTGTGGCTGCCTATGCCCACGCTCCCTACGGATACGGAGGCTACGGAGGCCACGGAGGTTATGGAGGTCACGGAGGCTACGGAGGCTACGGAGGCTACGGAGGTCACGGCGCGTACGGCTATGGCCACGGTGTCTTCCACGGAGCCCATGGTTACGGCCACTATGGTTACCATGGTTAAGCCTCGCACTGCCTGTGTAGAGTGGTATAGTTTCCCAAGGACTGTCCTAAACTGAGACCTCGCGCGCCTCTGTGCACCTTCTTCTCTTTGTCCTTCGTCTGTCGTGTCCCTTTGTGCGTCGTCCAGCCACTACTGTGATTCTGTCTTTTGTGTCCGTGCTCGCCGCCACGCAGGTGTTTCGTACTGCTATACCCCGGACTGAGTGTGATGTTCCTCCTTCGCACTGTCGCTGCTTCGTACGCCTGCGCTTTTaatttatttccttcctccagGTCTTCTCTGCAGCTTTTCGTCCAGGTGTCCCAGTACAAAAGCTGCTCGAGTGTTTCTTGTTCAATAAACGTTGTCTCTTTCGTTGACCGAAACATCCGCTCTCTTTTCTTATAGCAAAGACACAGCATCTCATGTTTTCGCAACAGCGTATAGGTCCACCAACACAAAGCAATCGTACAAGTCAAATTAATGCCCCAGTGCCCCAAAACGACCTCGTTACATGCAATgcaattgtggggtttaacgccCCAGAGAAACACACTCCCTATAATAGATGATGCAGGATGGCAGGAGAGGGCCTCCACGTTTATGTCGATCACCAGGGTTTCACTAACATACACCAAACCATGGTACAAGCACGTTTTTGGATTCGGCGGTCCCATCGGTATGGCAGCCGGCATTGCCTGGTAGAAATTCTTCAAACAAATCTTATCCGGAAGAGGGGGTATATTTGATGATGGCCACCGCTGTTGCAATGCGTCAACTAAACGATAAGCAATTACATATATGAGACGATGAGCAacgcgagaacaaggtgaaagcaggagccaacgtttcgacaagtggacttgtctttttcaaggcgagcatatgtcgccttgaaaaatagaaatccacttgtcgaaacgttggctcctgatttcaccttgttctcgtgttgctcatcgtcttgaatatTCCATCTCTCACATTCTCCGTGTTTTCCCTACATTTATGAGAGAAACTTCCATTCTTATGGCATTAATTCTTTGACGAAATTCACTGGTTGTATTTCAGCACCTATTCCACAATGAATATTCGGCGTCCATTTTAGCCCTCTAACTCTCCAGTTAATATAACTCGGAGTTAAGTTTTCTTGCGCAGTGAATCGGTATCAAATTATTTTGGAAAATTGGCCAATTCTGCTACCGAGTATCTCCGTCTTGCATGACAATGGGTTACTCAGTCGAACACGTCAATGAGCTCATAAGTGTGCAGTTCTGTTAGATATAATCAATTTTCCCTGCAAATATAGTGAGCCATCGTTCAATTTTAAGCTTAAGTAATACATTTCACCCGTTAGTGGCATCTCGTGAGCTACGCTCCTGATGCATTCGACACTTCTGGAGGAACTCACGTTTTTGCCGGTGCCTCGTGTATAATTGTAGAAAAATAGGGAAAACAGTGATGTTTCACTGAACATGCAAGGTAGATTATTTTAGCTTAGTTAAGTATGATTGTCAGTACTTTTGCTTCACTCTTACGCAGAAATTTTAGACATTTCCCCTGCGGTCATAGTACAACTTCACCGTAATGCACCAGCGTAACTAAATGGGCAACTATTTCCACAACTACATTTTAAAAGGTCATCCGAATTCCCACAACTTTCAATTAGCAACGTCGAGAGGCTTCGCCCATCAAATGACATGCGTATGTACGGCACTTATTCGTAACCTTCCTGGtgcgttatagcagtgttttaATCTCTAACAAAAATGTAATATGACGCAGCAAAGACATAACGACTAAGTATCGTAAATTCGCACGTTAAAAAAGGGGCGTACTTTCTCGACGCGGTGAACTAAGTATTGCTGAAATTTGCACGGCCATATGTAATGTAAATATTTGAAAATGCTGCCAACTTAGTTACATGGGTGCACTAGCGGTGAAGTTAGACAGATAGCCGAAAGGACTATGCCCAAAATTTCTGGACATTGTCTTGATGCCTTATGCAATGTAATGCATACATAACATACGTTACACTTTGGTTATATAAAGTCACTCGTCAGCAATCAGTTTGGTTGAACGCTGCAGGTTATTCTAGCGGTCTCAGTTGTTGTCTCTTTTCGTCTACTTTGTCTAACTTTGTTTAGAACCTCCGCCGTTAAAACAAAgtaaagcccctttcttaaagaaatgtggttgaacgcgaagctttttcCCATGAAAAACTGAATAAAGTCAAAGTCCAaggccaacgaccacgcaacgaacccatgaaatgctgagcgacccgatgcgatgcatatgtgatttgactgCTTGCTTAGGATAGTAtattttgaacgttgaagttgaatgaagacacattttgttaagttgcatagcctttattttagatcatgtacctgttcattacacgcacacacccacactttcacggacgactctacacttgcgcGGTATTGCCTTGtaatcgctgtggtagacggtcagaggctttgccattgccgatacacggggtcggccttacgggcacgatcgcgctcgcgcttaagttcgcgtacggcagcctcttctgtcgtgcgctgcacccgcggcctacccctggtgatggccgggaatgcattgcgtgaggCGCGTAATGCAATagagatatatacagttcgtctgggtagcgtggcgttgcagttcctattgttcttatcggtacaactgcgaatgtaaactgtagtgctcTACGATACGCATGTCGTGCGCCTTCGTTCTACTGTATGCGCTGATGCGCAACCgctgttctattgtgtgcgcagatgcgcagatagtcccattgtgcaagttggctttcctggagtgctttttcggcgctcacggacgaatcagtgagacatagaaagcttcgctttaaaaggtaTGAAGAGCGATATAACAGTTGGGAAGTAGAGTTTATGAGGCTGACATGGTAAATGTGGTTTCTTGTAAGGCGTAGTAATTGGGTTCACGGTGATGGTGGTGGCTACATATATATTTAGAGTGGCAATATAAGTCGGTAATTGCAACATCGACTGCATCTCACCATGGCATGTTACTGAACGTGCCACAAAGAACGATAACTGGTGAATACAAGATGGAGACTACACACATAGttggggtgagggggggggggggggggggctgtagaCCAGTTATTTGTAAACATGCACATGAAAGACATTACTTCTACAGGCTCTGTATAAGCGCTAGCCTGCCTGTTGGTTATGTTGCAATAGATGAGCTAATCTGTGCCATCAAAGCCAATAGTTTATCCACCAGCAAAGTGATTTCATGGGCACGCAGTTGTGTTCCCCTACGCGTCTGAAAGTATACACTAATACAGCAACACAAACAGTAGGCTGCGAGATCCCCTATACCAATAAACTTCTTTCCTTCTGGGAACACTAACTTCTGCACGAAGTCATGTCATAATCCTCTTAAGCTTTTTGATACATCAATTAATGCCTTTCGGACCGTTGTGTGACACCCAAAACATCGAAACATCGAGACACCGAAGGTCGACACAGCTGAGAAAGAGGGCACCTCGTTCTGAAAGCCCAAGGTGGCGGGCTTGCTGATCTATTATTACGcagatatatatagagagagagagaaagagaaagaaagacaaggaggttagccagtgtgaataccggcttgctaccctgtactggggaaaggggcaaagggaatagaagatgatagaaggaaaaaaaaaacattgaagtaagaaaatttgcgcaataacgcgaccctacgcgctacaacgttcaaagccggtcgcacaattcacaagcctttaaaaacttcagcagagcccttaaggccttgagtgccgaagtccgtctacaccagtgtcctaaaactttttcttctgtgagggggcgattgtccagtttttcaagcgcagtcgcgagcacttttcttgccacattgtagcggggacagtcacagagtaggtgcttgattgtctcctcgcggccacagttgtcgcaagcagggctgtcagccattccaatgcggaaggaataggcgttcgtgaatgcgacgccgagccacaggcggcacagaagtgttgcttccgctcgtggtaaccctggtggaagacggagttgcagacatggatccaatctgtggaggcgtgcgttgctgaagtcactggtgttccacagagtctgcgtaagctcgcgtgcgagggaacgaagttttgtggctgcgtctgttctcgacagtggtatggatacaataggggcaccatcgtgggccgatcgggcagcgtcatccgcactgtgatttcccgaaattccgcagtgacctggtatccactggtagatcatgttgtgccccttgtcggttgcgtgatggtgaagtagtcggatgtctgctactaattgtgcgttaggtccgtggttgaaaggggacagcaggcactggagagctgccttcgagtcacaaaagatggaccatgactgtgacgatttggggccaataaattccagagcagcacggatagctgcgagttctgcagccgtcgatgatgtaatgtgagacgtcttgaattggatggtgacagattttacgggaattaccactgctccagctgaacttttggaggagacagaaccatccgtgaaaacgtgggtgcgttctctgtgcttttcttGCATGAATGAAAgaacggtttgtttgagggcgaatgacgacatgtccgttttctttctgataccgggaattacaagaagggcttggattggatgcaagcaccacagtggtagagatggtcgtgctgcaggcgtgaagttcgacggtaaagttccatggctggcggcaataatcctgctaaacgctgaacgaggtcgagtggcaggaagggaggcgagatgatgcgatggaagtcgggcgaagtgccggatgtgcatccttaaagcatcgacttgaatgtacgtagtgatggggtgatcatgcgcgatggctattgttgctgccgtggatgcacacctgggaaggccaagacatattctcagagcttgagcttgcacagactggaggaccCGGAGGTTGGATATAGATATAGACAGATATAGACAGACAGATTGAAACAAAGGAAAGACCGGCAGGTTAATAAGAAACCAGTCTGGCTTGCTACACGTATAAAGGGAAGAGGAAAAATATTAAGAGGTATAGAAATGGAGGAAGGTGAGTAGGAAAACTGAAACCGGCACACAAAATTGTCAGGCGGCGCACGCCACTATCACGGTCTGTGCCGCCGGTCCGTAAACCACAGCAGGTGATCTAGTGCTCTAGCTGTTTTCAGCTTGTACGTCTGTTGTGACCACTGCCCCATTATCTTTTCTGCTGACAATGACCGTCTGTATAGCGCGATACGTCTTCTTATTCAGAAAAGAAGTGCGGCATGCGAGTTGAATTATATCTCGACCATAGAGACCTGATGTGGGTGGCATCTACAGCGAACGGAAATTCCACGGGGACGTTTACGGCATACATGGACACTAGGGTTTCTCGATGTGATCAGAAATTTTAAAAAGTACGTTCCTAGCTAGTGCATTTTGGTAGTTGCGGACTGTCATTTTCTGGCACTGTCAGCGACAACAGACGATTCCCCGCCGGCGCAACATTAATATTGTGCAGCTGCAAGTACCGGGCTGCATACCAATCTGTGCAGGCCATACTCCTCTTGAAGATAGGTTTTAGCACTTCCGGTTTTGAGAACCACTTGTGTGTAAACATCTCAGTGAAGCGCAAGGAGTTTATGCGAAGCAGGTAAGCTGACTCTTGGACGTTCGTGACTTCACCGATTAAATAAACATAGAATGGCGGATTTCGTTTTGAAGAACCACGCCTATGACAGGATCAGTAAGAATTACTTTCATATCGATGATGCATAACATACTTAATAGCAACGACACATACAAGGCGAAGGCATCACAGCGGCTAAATGCAACTGAGCAATGTGGTCAGCACCGAACACTTGCTATCAACTACTGATTTTCTGTTATTATATACAGATACTCGTGCATTCGGGGCGTATAAAAAGCGGACAAGTAATAAGGTGTGTGGGTGACAGAACGCATTTAACACTCGTTCTCTTTTTGGGGTCCAGCTTAAACGTTGTTATGTGTAAGCCGTGTACTATAACAAACCAGCATCTATGTAGGGTGTCTTAGCTAGCATTAGCCAAGctattcaacgaaaaaaaaaaaataaagccaaaAAATAATGGTGAAAGTTGCGATCTGAAGACCTTACGATGTTCGGTCGTGGCACCTTTGGCCATCGAATATTGGTACAGGTTTTACAAATgtgtcttgcaccgtgtttttttttaatatttttttgaaCAGTTTGGCTAACTTAGCTGGGTCACATAGTCCGTTACGTAAGGACGTTCGCGTTTCACTTCGCTCCAAGGTACTTGGAAGAAGACATAGTTTTCTTCTGGGTCAATAGGGGTTGCGTATTCCATTGACTCCGGCCAAGTAGTTATTGCGGAAACGATTGAGATGCAAAATGGCTTCTGGCAGTCATTCATTCTTCGGACGTTTACCTTTACGCGACTACGAGTTGCAATCTTTCGGGCGGAACTCCCAAAGCTTTCACTTCGCAGCGATGGAGCTTGACATTTGCGAAGAAAAGGAAAGAATCGCAACGCGAACCAACTCGTAAGTGAATTCGGCGCTTCAGAGCGCTATTGTGCGATCGGCCCGAAAACCAGCAGGCCGCCTGATTACAGTGGTCGACGCTAAGAACAGACCTCAGAGAATACATGGGCCGTGTGAAAGCGGAACATTCCTACAACTTACAGCGGTGCGCATCAAAAAGATAGCGAAAcgacacaaaaaaataataaaccaaAGACGTTGACGTCTCAATGCGGGGCGACACGCTTTGCGGTCGCTGCTAGCAACAGAAACAAACTAGGACGTGACGCGTCAAGCGCGGCCCATTTATCCACCCCATTTTTAAGCTCGAATGTTGAGTGAGAAAGTTTGCTACATGTTTGCTTTTTATGTCGCCCTACTTTCACTACAGTTCATGCACTGAGAAAGAGTAGGGGGTTTGTTTTGTAAATATGTGCGTTACTGAACCAAGCATGAGCAGTGAAAGTTGCTTTTGAAGCGAGCGCCCTAGTTAATAGATAGTGTTCAGCCAATCGCATCAGCTTAAATGTGCCTC harbors:
- the LOC119461294 gene encoding adult-specific rigid cuticular protein 15.7; the encoded protein is MRQWCSARSSRDQLQTIADTGLTMKVIILLAALAVANAGFVGHAGYGHGYGHGYGHAVVAKVAEAGHSSQHRSQDLAGNYNFGYKEGHTSGGSFRQEAGDAWGNKVGSYGLTDADGRVRVVKYVADGHGFRAHISTNEPGTAASHPAAAAYNARHAVPAAGYGVAAPVAKVAVAAAVPVAAYAHAPYGYGGYGGHGGYGGHGGYGGYGGYGGHGAYGYGHGVFHGAHGYGHYGYHG